Proteins from a single region of Streptomyces sp. TN58:
- a CDS encoding DUF4244 domain-containing protein, translating to MRIIWSRVRTAFGGRSGDAGMSTSEYAMGTIAACAFAAVLYKVVTSEVVATALQSTIGKALDVPF from the coding sequence ATGAGGATCATCTGGTCGCGCGTGCGGACGGCGTTCGGCGGTCGCAGCGGTGACGCGGGGATGTCCACGTCGGAATACGCCATGGGAACGATCGCGGCCTGCGCATTCGCCGCTGTTCTCTACAAGGTGGTGACGAGTGAGGTCGTGGCCACGGCCCTTCAGTCCACCATCGGGAAGGCGCTCGATGTGCCGTTCTGA
- a CDS encoding type II secretion system F family protein, translating to MAGFFVHRLGIVLGLAVALWMVSAVVARLGAHTVRRRAAVLLGAPPRARGPAFGAGLRGAAVVWAGPVGALLAGWVLVGGLAGVALGCLTAFAVRRRQARPRPPAEVDPREVERQLPFAADLLAACLAAGAGPVEAAEVVGESLGGPVGERLATAGAELRLGGEPGSGWGRLAEIPGARALADCLERAARTGAPAAEPMSRLASGLREERARRAGARAQRAAVLVTAPVGLCFLPAFLSIGVAPVVIGMASGLLSST from the coding sequence ATGGCCGGCTTCTTTGTCCACAGGCTGGGGATCGTCCTGGGCCTGGCGGTGGCGCTGTGGATGGTGTCGGCGGTGGTGGCGCGGCTCGGGGCGCACACGGTCCGGCGCAGAGCCGCCGTGCTGTTGGGAGCGCCGCCGCGTGCCCGTGGACCGGCGTTCGGTGCCGGCCTGCGGGGTGCGGCGGTGGTGTGGGCCGGTCCGGTCGGGGCGCTGCTGGCCGGCTGGGTGCTGGTCGGCGGGTTGGCCGGAGTGGCCCTGGGCTGTCTGACCGCGTTCGCGGTGCGGCGCCGGCAGGCACGGCCGCGGCCGCCGGCAGAGGTGGACCCGCGGGAGGTGGAGCGCCAGCTGCCGTTCGCCGCAGACCTGTTGGCTGCGTGCCTGGCGGCCGGCGCCGGGCCCGTGGAGGCCGCCGAGGTGGTGGGGGAGTCGCTGGGGGGACCGGTGGGCGAGCGGCTCGCGACCGCCGGTGCGGAGCTGCGGCTCGGCGGCGAACCGGGCTCCGGGTGGGGGAGGCTGGCGGAGATACCGGGTGCCCGGGCGCTCGCCGACTGCCTGGAGCGTGCCGCGCGGACCGGGGCGCCCGCGGCGGAGCCGATGTCCCGGCTCGCTTCCGGACTCCGGGAGGAGCGGGCCCGCCGGGCGGGAGCCAGGGCCCAGCGGGCGGCCGTCCTCGTCACCGCCCCGGTCGGGCTGTGTTTCCTCCCCGCATTCCTCTCCATCGGGGTCGCTCCGGTCGTGATCGGAATGGCCTCGGGACTTCTCTCAAGCACCTGA
- a CDS encoding type II secretion system F family protein, with translation MSAAAGLSLPQFAGLLCAGAAVWGIAGRDVVSRRSRVVFAGAGRPLVCGPPRRALLLGAVRVRAVRWREWACLGAGLVVALLGGSVFPLLAGGAAVPLVRRWLRLRARERARSARAAEVVALCGAAVGELRAGAQPGQALMAALRRTAAGPGGPGAAEAGVLAAAAFGGDVPGALRQAAREPGAEGLAGMAACWRVSVDGGAGLAAGLDRLEGALRAERDRQESLRAQLAGARSTVLVLALLPLVGLLIGTGLGADPLRVLLHTPMGWGCLLAGGVLEALGLLWCRRIVRAGER, from the coding sequence GTGAGTGCCGCGGCGGGGCTGTCGCTGCCGCAGTTCGCAGGGCTGTTGTGCGCGGGTGCGGCCGTCTGGGGCATCGCCGGGCGGGACGTGGTGTCACGGCGGTCCCGGGTGGTGTTCGCCGGCGCGGGGAGGCCGCTCGTGTGCGGGCCGCCGCGCCGGGCGCTGCTGCTGGGCGCCGTCCGGGTGCGGGCCGTCCGGTGGCGGGAGTGGGCCTGCCTCGGGGCCGGGCTGGTGGTCGCGCTTCTGGGCGGATCGGTGTTCCCCCTGCTGGCGGGAGGAGCCGCGGTGCCACTGGTGCGGCGGTGGCTGCGGCTGCGGGCGCGCGAGCGGGCCCGGTCCGCGCGGGCCGCCGAGGTGGTGGCCCTGTGCGGGGCGGCGGTGGGCGAGCTGAGAGCCGGGGCCCAGCCAGGGCAGGCGTTGATGGCGGCGCTGAGGCGGACGGCCGCGGGTCCGGGTGGGCCGGGCGCGGCGGAGGCGGGCGTGCTGGCCGCCGCGGCGTTCGGCGGGGATGTCCCCGGGGCGCTGCGGCAGGCGGCGCGGGAGCCCGGTGCGGAGGGGCTGGCCGGGATGGCCGCCTGCTGGCGGGTGTCGGTGGACGGCGGTGCGGGACTGGCCGCCGGGCTGGACCGGCTGGAGGGGGCCCTGCGGGCCGAACGGGACCGTCAGGAGTCGCTGCGGGCCCAGCTGGCGGGGGCGCGGTCGACGGTGCTGGTGCTCGCCCTGCTGCCGCTGGTGGGTCTGTTGATCGGTACGGGACTGGGCGCGGATCCGCTGCGGGTCCTGCTGCACACGCCGATGGGGTGGGGCTGCCTGCTGGCGGGCGGCGTGCTGGAGGCGCTGGGGCTGCTGTGGTGCCGGCGGATCGTCCGGGCGGGCGAGCGGTGA
- a CDS encoding TadA family conjugal transfer-associated ATPase, translating into MSAVLLDAVRRRLAESGAEPTPARVAAALRAQGRLLGDEEVLGAAAELRSELVGAGPLEPLLADPEVTDVLVAAPDRVWVDRGGGLELTGVTFTDAGAVRRLAQRLAAVAGRRLDDARPWVDARMPDGTRLHAVLPPVSVGSACLSLRVVRPRAFTLDELVEAGTLPPGGQRLLRDMVEARLSFLVSGGTGTGKTTLLSALLGLVGPGERIVLAEDSAELRPDHPHVVRLETRPANQEGAGLVTLADLVRQALRMRPDRLVVGEVRGAEVADLLAALNTGHEGGCGTVHANAAAHVPARLEALGTAAGLDRGALHSQLAAALTLVLHLVRDREGRRRVAEVHVLERDTAGLVVTVPALRWAARGFVREQGWDRLRPLLRGVR; encoded by the coding sequence ATGAGCGCGGTACTGCTGGACGCGGTGCGCAGGCGGCTCGCCGAAAGCGGGGCTGAGCCGACCCCGGCGCGGGTGGCCGCGGCCCTGCGCGCCCAGGGCCGACTGCTGGGCGACGAGGAAGTGCTGGGTGCGGCAGCGGAGTTGCGCTCCGAACTGGTCGGCGCGGGTCCGCTGGAGCCGCTGCTGGCCGATCCGGAGGTGACCGACGTGCTGGTGGCGGCCCCCGACCGGGTGTGGGTGGACCGCGGCGGCGGGCTGGAGCTGACCGGGGTGACCTTCACGGACGCGGGGGCCGTGCGCAGGCTCGCCCAGCGGCTGGCCGCCGTGGCCGGCCGGCGTCTGGACGACGCCCGCCCGTGGGTGGACGCCCGGATGCCCGACGGCACACGGCTGCACGCCGTGCTGCCGCCGGTCTCGGTCGGCTCGGCCTGTCTGTCGCTGCGGGTGGTGCGGCCGCGGGCGTTCACGCTGGATGAGCTCGTCGAGGCGGGCACGCTGCCCCCCGGCGGTCAGCGGCTGCTCCGGGACATGGTCGAGGCCCGGCTGTCGTTCCTCGTCTCCGGTGGGACGGGAACAGGCAAGACCACCCTGCTCAGCGCCCTGTTGGGGCTGGTGGGACCCGGCGAGCGGATCGTGCTGGCGGAGGACTCGGCTGAGCTGCGCCCCGACCATCCGCACGTGGTGCGGCTGGAGACCCGCCCGGCGAACCAGGAGGGGGCCGGACTGGTCACCCTGGCGGACCTGGTCCGCCAGGCACTGCGGATGCGCCCCGACCGGCTGGTGGTCGGCGAGGTGCGGGGCGCCGAGGTCGCGGACCTGCTCGCCGCGCTCAACACCGGCCACGAAGGCGGGTGCGGCACGGTGCACGCCAATGCCGCCGCGCATGTCCCGGCCCGGTTGGAGGCGCTGGGGACGGCCGCCGGGCTCGACCGTGGGGCTCTGCACAGCCAGTTGGCCGCGGCGCTGACCCTGGTACTGCACCTGGTCCGGGACCGGGAGGGGCGGCGCAGGGTGGCCGAGGTCCATGTGCTGGAGCGGGACACCGCCGGACTGGTGGTGACCGTACCGGCGCTGAGGTGGGCTGCCCGGGGTTTCGTGCGGGAGCAGGGCTGGGACCGGCTGCGTCCGCTGCTGCGAGGTGTCCGGTGA
- the ssd gene encoding septum site-determining protein Ssd has translation MTGRAAGAGGAAAAAGATAPAARRPLIITEDPLLLDDLLRLCAAAGADPHVLHAAPGRGGRAGEAEAAALGGEGDGSDSATGFNRGAVGWDSAPLVLVGDDAARHVRGAPRRAGVFLVGRDLDDPLVWQRAVEIGAEEVLRLPDAESRLVDRIADVVEGAGRPALAVGVIGGSGGAGASTLACALAVRAARAGERTMLIDGDPLGGGMDVLLGGEGAEGLRWPDFAASRGRVGAGALEESLPELHALRVLSWDRGDRVVVPPAAVRSVVAAARRRGGVVVVDLPRRVNEAVAEVLSQLDLVLMVVPGELRSVAAAGRVAAGVRMAARDVRVVVRGRCPGGLEPEDVAGLLGAPLAGEVPVEVGLPGRVAEGEPPGSQARGALARFCDGFWQRALGAAQGVPA, from the coding sequence ATGACCGGAAGGGCGGCGGGGGCGGGGGGAGCGGCCGCAGCGGCCGGCGCGACCGCGCCCGCCGCACGCCGGCCGCTGATCATCACCGAAGATCCGCTGCTGCTCGACGACTTGCTGAGGCTGTGCGCGGCGGCGGGGGCCGATCCGCACGTGCTCCACGCGGCGCCGGGGCGCGGCGGCCGGGCCGGGGAAGCGGAGGCCGCGGCCCTCGGCGGGGAGGGCGATGGGTCCGATTCCGCAACTGGCTTCAATCGTGGGGCAGTTGGCTGGGATTCGGCGCCGCTGGTGCTGGTCGGTGACGATGCCGCGCGGCACGTACGGGGTGCGCCGCGCAGGGCCGGGGTCTTCCTCGTCGGGCGGGACCTCGACGACCCCCTCGTGTGGCAGCGGGCCGTGGAGATCGGCGCCGAGGAGGTGCTGCGCCTCCCCGATGCCGAGAGCCGGCTCGTGGACCGGATCGCCGATGTCGTCGAAGGGGCCGGACGGCCCGCGCTCGCCGTCGGCGTGATCGGAGGCAGCGGCGGCGCGGGCGCCTCCACCCTCGCCTGCGCCCTCGCCGTCCGGGCCGCCCGCGCCGGCGAGCGGACCATGCTCATCGACGGCGACCCCCTCGGCGGGGGCATGGACGTGCTGCTCGGGGGCGAGGGTGCGGAAGGACTGCGCTGGCCGGACTTCGCGGCCTCCCGGGGACGCGTGGGCGCCGGAGCGCTGGAGGAGTCCCTGCCCGAACTGCACGCGCTGCGGGTGCTCAGCTGGGACCGCGGGGACCGGGTGGTCGTGCCGCCCGCCGCCGTCCGCTCGGTGGTGGCCGCGGCACGCCGCCGGGGAGGTGTCGTCGTGGTGGACCTCCCGCGCCGGGTGAACGAAGCCGTGGCCGAGGTGCTGTCCCAACTCGACCTGGTGCTGATGGTCGTCCCCGGCGAGTTGCGGTCGGTCGCCGCGGCGGGCCGGGTGGCCGCCGGAGTGCGGATGGCGGCCCGGGACGTCCGCGTCGTCGTACGCGGCCGCTGCCCGGGCGGGCTCGAACCGGAGGACGTGGCCGGGCTGCTGGGCGCGCCGCTGGCCGGTGAGGTGCCCGTCGAGGTGGGACTGCCGGGACGGGTGGCCGAAGGGGAACCGCCGGGATCGCAGGCGCGCGGCGCCCTGGCCCGCTTCTGCGACGGCTTCTGGCAGCGGGCCCTCGGCGCCGCCCAGGGGGTGCCGGCATGA
- a CDS encoding HAD-IB family hydrolase, which translates to MVGAYARGVENQPLPHSSPRTAAFFDLDKTVIAKSSTLTFSKSFYQGGLINRRAVLRTAYIQFIFLAGGADHDQMERMREYLSALCKGWNVQQVREIVAETLHDLIDPIIYDEAASLIEAHHTAGRDVVIVSTSGAEVVEPIGEMLGADRVVATRMVVGEDGCFTGEIDYYAYGPTKAEAVRELAESEGYDLARCYAYSDSATDIPMLEAVGHPHAVNPDRALRREAAAREWPVLVFNRPVRLKQRLPGLSMPARPALIAAAAVGAAAATAGLVWYASRRRAALSAASA; encoded by the coding sequence ATGGTGGGCGCATATGCTCGGGGCGTGGAAAATCAGCCCTTGCCGCACTCCTCGCCTCGCACCGCAGCCTTCTTCGACCTGGACAAGACGGTCATTGCCAAGTCGAGCACCTTGACGTTCAGCAAGTCCTTCTACCAAGGCGGCCTGATCAACCGGCGGGCCGTGTTGCGCACCGCCTACATCCAGTTCATCTTCCTGGCCGGAGGCGCCGACCACGACCAGATGGAGCGGATGCGGGAGTACCTGTCCGCCCTCTGCAAGGGGTGGAACGTGCAGCAGGTGCGGGAGATCGTCGCCGAGACCCTGCACGACCTCATCGACCCGATCATCTACGACGAGGCCGCATCCCTGATCGAGGCCCACCACACCGCCGGCCGCGACGTGGTGATCGTGTCGACCTCCGGAGCGGAGGTGGTCGAGCCGATCGGCGAGATGCTCGGCGCGGACCGGGTCGTCGCCACGCGCATGGTCGTGGGCGAGGACGGCTGCTTCACCGGCGAGATCGACTACTACGCATACGGGCCCACCAAGGCGGAAGCCGTACGGGAGCTCGCCGAGTCCGAGGGCTACGACCTGGCCCGCTGCTACGCCTACAGCGACTCGGCGACCGACATCCCGATGCTGGAAGCGGTCGGCCACCCGCACGCCGTCAATCCGGACCGTGCGCTGCGCCGCGAGGCGGCGGCGCGGGAGTGGCCGGTCCTGGTCTTCAACCGGCCCGTGCGGCTCAAGCAGCGCCTCCCGGGGCTGTCGATGCCCGCCCGGCCGGCACTGATCGCGGCGGCCGCGGTGGGCGCTGCCGCCGCCACTGCCGGGCTGGTCTGGTACGCGAGCCGGCGCCGGGCGGCGCTGTCGGCCGCCTCCGCCTGA
- a CDS encoding oxidoreductase, translating to MSSASDPLAALAGLPGVADSVDSVRKAVDRVYGHRVMRRRSGEITSEAALRGARGSAALSGADWALEEVRRRTDFGAEPEALTVGAALRLTAEAGQLLSIWRQSPLRVLARLHLVAVGSTAVGDVVGRPRLAGEPVAEPLVEAPLPDADEVAGRLDGLSRLIIAGGSAPALVTAAVVHGELLALRPFGSYNGLVARAAERIVLINSGLDPKAICPAEVGHAEQGAEAYLAAFDGYLSGTAEGMAAWIGHCGRAIELGVRESTAVCEALQRGAA from the coding sequence ATGAGTAGCGCTTCTGACCCGTTGGCCGCCCTCGCCGGGCTGCCGGGTGTCGCCGATTCCGTGGATTCCGTACGCAAGGCCGTGGACCGGGTCTACGGGCACCGGGTGATGCGCCGCCGCAGCGGTGAGATCACCTCGGAAGCCGCCCTGCGGGGCGCCCGCGGCAGTGCTGCGCTGTCCGGAGCGGACTGGGCGCTGGAGGAGGTGCGGCGCAGGACCGACTTCGGCGCCGAGCCGGAGGCGCTGACCGTGGGCGCGGCCCTGCGCCTCACGGCGGAGGCCGGCCAGTTGCTGAGCATCTGGCGCCAGTCGCCGCTGCGGGTCCTGGCACGCCTGCACCTGGTGGCGGTCGGATCGACGGCCGTGGGGGACGTGGTGGGCCGCCCGCGCCTCGCTGGCGAGCCGGTGGCCGAGCCCCTGGTGGAGGCACCGCTGCCGGACGCCGACGAGGTGGCGGGCCGGCTGGACGGCCTGTCCCGGCTCATCATCGCGGGCGGTTCGGCCCCGGCCCTGGTCACGGCGGCGGTGGTGCACGGCGAACTGCTGGCCCTGCGGCCGTTCGGCTCGTACAACGGGCTGGTTGCGCGGGCGGCCGAGCGCATCGTCCTGATCAACAGCGGGCTGGACCCGAAGGCGATCTGCCCGGCAGAGGTGGGTCATGCCGAGCAGGGGGCCGAGGCCTACCTCGCGGCCTTCGACGGCTATCTCTCCGGTACGGCGGAGGGGATGGCCGCGTGGATCGGCCACTGCGGCCGTGCGATCGAACTCGGGGTGCGGGAGTCGACGGCGGTCTGCGAGGCCCTGCAGCGGGGCGCGGCCTGA